Below is a genomic region from Granulicella sp. L56.
CGTGGTCCACGGTTCAATTACCTCAAATTGCACAAACCGGAATCTTGCCTGCTCCAGACGGTTCCTATGCGACTGGACGAATGAGTTTCGATTGGATTGACCCGGATCGCATAGTTATAGAGGCGCCCCTTCAGAAAGTAAAAAGGGAGTTACCGATCCATGTCTGGTATCCGTCCGAGAAATCAAGAGAATGCTCTTCCGCGCCTTACCTGCCCGACTTGGCGCTGATGACGATGCCTGTCTGGCCTCAAGCATCTTCGACTATTCCGAGGGTGAAAACCCAAACCTGTCTCGGTTCTCCTCTAAGCAAGCGAGAGAGGCGTTATCCTGTGCTGATCTTCTGACGAGGAGATGAAGTTAAGACCCTAGGGTATTCAACATTGCAGGAGGATCTTGCTTCCCATGGCTATGTTGGAATTGCGATCGAGTACCCATACAACGCTCCTATCGTCGTGTTTCCGGATGGAAGGATAATTCGTCCCCTTCCGCTTCCGCCTGCGCCCTCCACTGCGAGTCGTGAAGAAGAACGACAGCGTCAATACCAACAGACACTCGCGGATCTCGATTACTGGGCGCACGACATCGCCTTTGTCGCCTCCCAAATCAATAAGTGGATGGAGACCCAAAGTGGCCTTTTCATGGACGCTTGGATGCTGCGAGGATCGGAGCCTTCGGGCACTCACGTGGTGGGTTAGCTTCATTTCGCGCCTGCCAAATCGATCCGATGATCCATGCCTGCGTGAACATCGATGGAAAGTATCGAGTGAGGCCATATCCGATCTCATTGCCGGGCGAATCTCCAAAGCAACCGTTCATGTGGATACGGTCTCCTCAGGAGATGTTCACCGATCAGGAACTCGCCGCCTGGACTTCACCGTGATCGATCCTTACACAATGCAGAAAATCGGCTTCGAGTTATCCCCATGGTCGTCTCATGGAGAACTGACGGGTATCAAGGGCAAAACGCAAGCGCAGGTGAATGCCGAGGCTAGGGCTAACTTTGAGAAGGAAATGAAGAAACATAAAGATTACTTCAGGAAACACGGCGTCTATGCCCTGATCTATACCGATAATGATCTTGCAGATCCAGACGTGCTTTTTGAAGAACTCCGGCAGTATCTCGTGCCAACGAAAATTTCTCATCAGCTAGAAATTCACGCCCTAGATGAATTGCATCGATTCAAGCCGTAAATGCTCCCATACTTGCTGTTTTTTAGCAGAAGATCAGTTGACCTTCCGCTCTCACCGTCATGAGTATCCGAACAACGTAGCCGGGATGGTATTCGTGGATGCCTCCACTCCTCTACAGGACCACAACCGCGCTTTCAAGTCAGGATCAAAAGGACCGCCGTCATGGTTGCTCAGGGCAGCGATGATCGCAGGCATACCCCGTGTTCTCGGTATGTGTTCCCCATCGGTAAAAGGCCCCAACGCTGACTTCAGGAAGTTGCGGGCAGAAGATATCTGCCGGTTGCATTACAGCGCCATGTCTGGAGAGTTGGACAGTTTTGACGCATCCGGCGAGGAGACAATTCACTCCGGTCCTTACGGCTCGATGCCGATTCTCGTCATCTCGCATGATCCCGCGAAGGTCCTCGCGAAGCCACATACGACAACACAGGATGTCGATAAGGAATAGGCATGGACGCAGATGCAGGAAGACCTTAAAAACTTTCGACCAGAAGCCGCAGAATTATCGCGAAAAACAGCACGCATAACGTGCCGATTGATCGAGCGGACCTGATCGAGAAGGAAGTGTCGCTGTTCGTGTACGAGATTCGCGGCACCGCTCCTCAGCCCACAAGTTACGGGGATACAACCACAGAGTAACGAGTACCGCTCCGTTCCAAGGGTGGGGAACCCCTCCTCTTGCACTTGCCGCCCCTGCTGGCGTGGGCCAGGGCTGTCACTTTCAGAATTATCTGGCGCCACCTACTGATCAAAGCTACAGGGCAAGCCTGACACCGCACCTCCGATCCTAGGGGATGTGCCAAATAATTCGCACAGAAGTTCGCCACAATAATTTGAAAGGCAACACACGTCCTGAAAACGGTGGTTTTATCTATAACAACGGCGTGAATAGCAATGCTAAGCCATTTGTACTCAACGCGAGCAAATTGTTATCGTCCATAAAATTCCCTTTCTTGCAGTGACGCCAATGATGTCAAAAGGCCTGCGACAGATAATTTCTCAAGCTACACCCCAGGCACCCCATGCAACATCATTCCACCAAGCGGTCGCGCTCATGCTGGGAGCTATGCCTGAGTTCGGGCCTCCACCAAAGACAGGGGCAGGATGCTGAGTGCGAAACCACGTAGTTGACATATAGACGACTCTGAGAATCCGTAAGAAGGTTAGTGCATTGGCATACTACGCGGAACCGGCACGTCGTTAATCACTACGGTGGATGGGTCCGAGAACGCACCGTGTCCGTTGGCATTAAACGCTATAACCTTGTATTCGGTGGATCCCTTGATATCAGCCGCTTCAATGAAGCCGTTTCGCGTCAGTCCAGAGGCAATGATATGCCACGTACCACCCTGCGTGCTTTCCAGAGCATAATATTCCGCCCCTGGAACAGGTACCCATGTGATAGCAACAGCTCTTTGATCAATGCTCGCATGAAGAGCTGTAGGAGCCGGTGGAGGAGCTCCATTCGGCAATAGTCCATAGACGCAGAATTGGCCGGTACCTGTGTTCTCTGTGCCAAAGCTGGCAAGATAGACCCTCCCGTTCGCTATGGTCGGCGGCGCCATCTTAGAGTATTCAGCACAATCATCTCTCTCTGGAACCTCGCGTGAGTTCCAAAGTTCGCGATTTACATCATCCGCATCGAAGGCATGCAATATGACAGGGCGGGACTCGTGCCACGAGTCTCCACTCAGATGAATCGCGGCCCAAAGAATTCCGCCTTTTCCGCCGTTCGCCGAAAGCGACAACATTCCGCCCGGGTGCCCGTGATTCATCTCGGGACGGGTCATGAACGGCGTCTCTTCCAGCTTGTCCCCTTCAAATTTGTAGACACGCTCTCGATCCTTCTGTCCCCAGACATAGAGCAGTTTGCCGTTCTTGTCGGAGTGCCAGTAGACCAGGCTGTGAATGTGGGAGCTTGTTGCCTGGAAGTGCTGAATTGCATGCTCATCGCCAAGCTGACCCATCTTTTCGGTATCGAGCACGTAGAGCACACCCTGCTTTCCGCCACCAACCATTAGATGAGTGCCCGGAATAAGCGTCACCCCCGACGAGTCAACATCGTTGTCGTCCTTATCGAGCTGGACGTGATTGCTGGGAGTGAACCAATCCAGCATCTTCATCTCGGGGGTTACATGCATGAATGTTTCGCTGAATTGTGTCGTACCATTCCAACTTCCATTGCCCGTCGAGAAGTAAATGTCCCCTTTGCTATCTATGGCTGGAGCTTGTCCGGACTGCCAAATGCTCGCACCATCGCCGCCCGGAGACAGGTTGAGAGCGCCGATTTGGCTCAGTGTCGAGGCGTCATAGCTCAGCAGGAATCCGTGATATGGCAGTTTGTCGCAATGTGACGAGTAGCCGATATAGATATTCCCGTGATCGAGCATAAGCCCTGGTCGCTGATTCTCCATCAGAGGATCGAAATCTGGGGCTTCGATCACCTTGGGACTATTCGGAAGATCCGCGCCGGTCGAAACATCCAAAGCATGAAGGCGCTGCTCAAAATGGCCGGTAACCTTAGTAAGCGCGACAACATATAAAATGCCCTTCTTTGCGTCGATTACCGGAGTGCCAATAATTCCCATATTTCCATTGATATCGAGACAGCCGAAGTCATGATCGTGCAGGCTTGCGGGCGTTCCAAAATTTACATGCCAGAAAGCTTCCTTCGCTGTCGCATCGTTCGCGTCGAAGGCATACACGCTATTGTTCACCGTGGTGATGTAGACGACCGTATGCCAGCCGCCTCGGATAGGAACATTCGTCAGAACCAGTGGCTGTGTGTAGACCTGATCATCGACGACATGTTTAAACAGCATGCCAAAATGTTCTTTATTTACCTTGTCAGGCGTCAGGACAGTCTCACGCAGATTGGTGCCAGTACGTGCGTGGTCATTATGCTGCATCACCACATTCACTTGTGCAAACGCTGGTGCAACGCAAAAGAAAGCCATGGCCGTCGCTATAATCCTGTCCACAGTAAATTTGCTAAGAGGCATGTTCGTCTTTCTCATCGATCTATGACCAGATTCAGGAATTGAGGTAGATTTGCTACGGGAAGGCCCTCGCTGTCTTTCGCGTGCGAGCTTAAAGGACCTTTTCGTCAACTGTAGGCAGAATCGTGTCTCGGATAAACTGGCTGCCAAAGACTCGAAAATCCGTCACCTCTCTCAATGAAAAGATTGGAGAATTGGAGGGCCGCGGAACACGAAGCCGGAAGATATCCGCACCTTCTACGTTCACCAACGCGAGTGCAGGACGTGCATCCGGCTTCTCCGTGGCAATTTCTATATTGGATAATTCCAGATTCTTCACATGCCGGAAGAAGAAGCCGGTGGCAGGAAGAACCCCGAACATTGTCGGCTCCGGATATTCCTTCTCGCCCTCCGGCGGCTGAATCCGTGTCATAGTAGAGTCGGCACCACCCACTTGGTGCAGATACAGGTCGCTTATCTTAACATCTTCGATGGGATAGCCAGGAACTCCGCTCAGTATCGACGGTAGTTGGACTGCATCATAACTGGTGATGTTGCTGATAATGACCCGCCGAAGTGTTCCTATCTTCGCGTCAGAGGGGCCACGCATGCGCCGCCCCAGGCGCAAAAACATCGGCGAGTTCATCGAGCCGCGCATGGTGATTCCAGTGAAGGTGATGTCCTCGCACAACGCTCCATCGACCGTCTCCAGTGCAAAGCCGCGTGAGTGCTCGAAGACGCAATTAGAGATGGTGATATTGCGAAAGCCGCCGTTCGACTCTGTTCCGCATTTAATCCGGCCGGTTGCGTAAGGAGCGAAAGAATCAGGCAACCGCTTCCAGGTGCCGTCGAGGATCGAGCCTATTTCATAGCTCCCTGTCACAAAACAGTTGGTAATCGTAAGATTTTCGGTAGGCCGCGCATAACCAAGAGCAAAGGAACTCTTTGGACAGATACCGTCATCAATAGGAGAGTTCACTGTGCAATTGGAGATGCGTACGTTCCGGCAGCAATCGATATCTATTCCATCCCGATTAGTATCGATTTTCAGATTGTCAATGGTCAGATTATCGACGCCCGTCGCTAGCACTCCGAACCATCCTCCCTTCAAAATCGAGAAATCGCGAAGAATGACATTAAAGCAATTCTTCAATGCAATGGCCTTGTTTCCGACGCCAGGTTTGCTCGTATCTGGTAAATCCGTATCATTAGAATGGCCACGGCTGAGTCCTTTGCCCCATATAAGGCCAGGCCCCATGATTGAGAAATCGTGAATATCCTCGCCCCAGATGAGGCTGTTATGCCAGTGATTGTGCCCGTAATCCTGATAGGGCTCCCATGCATCCTGAGGCTCGGCGGCGTCGTAGCCACCGCTTGTTGTGCCCTCAAGAGAGGTCGATGCCGCCAAGATTGTCGCACCTTGGTCGAGATATAGGCAGACGAAACTCTTCAACCGCAGGGAGTAGCAGCTATATGTTCCTGCCGGAACGTAGACAGTTCCCCCTCCCGCTGCTGCGGCAGCCTCGATTGCCTTATTGATCGCTGCGCTATCGGTCGTTTTCCCGTCGCCGGTTGCACCGAAGGTGCGGACATTCCAGAATGGAAGCGTGGTTCCTTTCTGGGCAGGAGTCTTCGCTTCTGCAAAAGGTAAGATACCCGTGAAGCCTGCGACTACTGAGCCCTGAAGGGTTTTGGAAAGAAGTTTCCGACGATCTAGCAACATGATTATCCTTTGGCGGCTTACACGCCACGTACCGCTTGCATCTGTAGTTTGTTTTCTTCAAGAATTGGAGGCATACGACTTCAGTCGCTCCTTGAAGGTGCGACGGCCTATTTGCTCAATTTGCCTTGCGGAGAATCAGCGCTACCTTTCCAGGTCGCCATTCTCAGGCACACCTGGCTCATCAAGCAGTTGAGTCGATGATGCGGGGCCGAGGTCCTTCCAGTCCCGAAGCGCCCAAACGACTTTTTTCTGCCTCGTGATCTCGATCAGCTGTACTGTAGAGGGCTGCTCCGCCAAGGGAAGACTCGCGGTCCAGTTGTTGATGAGCGTGTCGCCGTTGTGAAGCCGCGACACCTCCTGCACAGTAGAGAGATGAATCCCGGGAAGATCGTCAGCCTTGACCTCCCAAACGGTGTCGCCGTGAGGATTGACTTCACGAACATAACCGAATCCATTACCGCTGATGAGGGTATTTCCGTTGTCGAGGCGTATGGCCGCCCATGCCGAGGGGGCGTCAACCGACCAAAGCTCTTTTCCTTCCGCCGAGTATTCCACCACCTTGCCAAAATCCATGTGAGGAACGAGAAAGGTTCCTGCCTTGGTCGGCCGGACGTGCCGAAACTGGCCATGGGTACTGGGGCTCTTGGTCGGTAAGTCAATCTCCAGGTCGATATGATTGTCGCTTTTACGTAGCACTAGTAGCCGCGCGGGGCTTCCATTCTGCATAATCAGGACCTTGTCCTTGCCCATGGGATATGCAGTGTGGATTTCGGTATTCGGCGGCGCGTCGTAATTCCATACGATCTTTTTGTCCGGCGTTACTTCGCTCGCTCCATACTGACGAGAAAAGACAATATTCCCATTGGACATCCGCGTGCAATCGCCTAATTCGCCGTGCTTTCTATTGGTATAGCTCCAGACCACCTTGCCTTTTCTGACCAGATACATAGTCTGGTTATCGACGCTCTGATTCTGCCATTCACCGCAATAGAGAAAAGGATGTTGGGCGAGGCCTTTGCCGGGTAAATGGACGAGAGTGGTTGACGACGGAGCTCGAGACGTTGAATCCTGCCCGATGGCAGAGAGGACACAGATGAGACAGGATGCTGCGGCGAGATAAGATTTGCGCATATGAGAGATAATCCTTCGCGGAAGTTAGACATGATTTCATCAAGATGTCCGAGGTCAAGACAAGTCCTAAACAGGTTTTTCATGTTCGTTTTCGTTCGGAGCCGCTCGAAACAAGAAGATACGAATGTCCGGTTCCGACATGAAAGCTCCTGCTCAGCAACATTCCTTTATGTTCGACGCGAGATGGGAGTGAAGTCCGGAGAAAATAGGACGTGAAAATACGTCCCAGAAAGCTGAAGAACTTTCTAGCGGTTCATTTCGTCAAGGGTACGGTGGGTTATGTATGAGATGTTGACCAAGTTGTCGCCTCGAAATTCAGCCTTAACCACAACTTCAAAGGACTTCGGAAGCTGCCCCGAGGGAAGACGAAGATGGTCAACCAACTCCTTCGCATAGGTGGGCTGAGTCAGATATTGACCGAGCGGCCAGAACAATTCGCTCTCGGCGCTCACAATCGTGAGGATATGCTGGTCTTTTTCTGGACCGAGGGTGAACCTGATGACACCATATTCAGTCGTCATGCCGCCCGAAACAGCCTGATCTTGGGTTTTGGCATAGAGTGCCTGTTCTCCCGGTCTGGGATGCACATTTTTTAAGCGGCGGTTCTTATCGAAGACAAAGTTCGCCGAGTCAGGATTGACGTTGCGGATTCCGAAATAGGCGCCCGGTTTGCCGAGGAGAATCAGGTTGCTGGCGTGCACCTCTGGATCGGTGAGATCTGCGGAGCGTATAGCCTTGGCCATTACGCCATGAGAAGCGAGCATTTGAGAGATGGAGAACAATGCATTAGCGACGCTGAAGTCTGCATATCGCCGCGCCTCATAGACCTCGGGAACATGAAAGAGCCTCTTGACATCCATGATCGGCTTCGAAGCTTCGACGTCGTGGATATTTTCAATGTTTGGGTCGCGGACGGCAATCGGACCAACCTCGACAAAAAGCCGTGTCTCGAAGGTTACCAACAGCGGGCGGGAACCCGAAAGCATGGGTGCCCATAGTGCGTGTAATTCTGGAGTCCATCTTGAGCTCCCCTCAGCATTCCTTAGAGCATTGGTCGAGGCACTATGCCGCGTAACTACGGCGACCAGGAACAATGTCACGAGAATTCCTGCGACGAATGCCAGCATTGCCCTAAGCCATACGGGGCGTGAAGTGGCCTTCGCTTCAGTTTTGACCTCTGCCTGCATAGTCTCGAAGGGAGGATGTTCTGCGATAGAAGCGATCGCTGGAACAGGTGGTGAATGGACCGAGGCCGTAACGCGATAGAACTTTGGCCGATAGCTACCCTTTGGAATTTCGATGCGGATCGGATATTCCGTAGCTTCTACGGCATAGAGCTTCTCCAGCTTTTGTCGAAGCTCGTACGTGCGACTCCGAACCGCCGAGTCTTCTAATGGAGAGAAGTCCCGGCGTCGTCCTAGAGCGGAGACCGCGATGTCGTATTCCGTGATACGGTTTGGCCCATCGGAAAACTCCACCTGGCAGAGATATTGCAGGAGGCTTCTGAGCCGATCCGATCTATTCAAGGAATCACTGTTGAGCGCAAACGCTAGAGCAGTCTGCTTTTCCTCAAAGGTAATATCTGATGCAAGTAACGGTGAAGACGACATCGTAGCCGCGAGTATATAACACGGCATATACGGCTTTCCATATGGGGCGCAGACGCAACTGCTTCGTAGTATTGCGATCCCTACTCCTCCTCGAACATGTTCCAACATTGTTTGGAACATCCCAGCACTTCCACATTGGACCTTTGAGCATAGAGAATCCATCTGCACTAGAGCCACGCACATGTCCCGTTCTATACGTTCGACTAACTGGGATTGGCGGGACTAGGCACCTTGGTCAGAAGCAGACCCTGACTAAACGAAAACAGATATATATGGAGGCTCAGAGTGATTTCAAAAAATATAAAGTTTCAACTTTTGTACTGCCTTTTAATCATAGGATTGGCGGTTCTTAACCTGCAGGCTCCGCAAGTAGTATGTGCGCAAGGGTTGACGGGTCAGATTGGCGGAACGGTCTCTGATTCTACGGGCGCAGCCGTAGTTGCAGTGACGATCTCAATCGAGAACACGGATATTCACCAACAGCGCACAACGGTCACGAATTCAACTGGAGCTTTTGTATTCACCGAGTTGCTTCCCGGACACTACAACCTCTCGATCGCAGCTAGTGGATTCGATGCATATCGGCAGGAAGGAATCCTTTTAACTGCCACCGAACGCAATGTTGTGCGCCCGATCACTCTGCAGGTGGGTTCCAGGACCGAAGCTATATCCGTTACCGGTGACGTAGCTCCGGTTGAAACCCAGAGTAGCGAACGTTCGGGAACGATTAGCAGTCGGCAGGTGACGGAATTGCCGACCATCGGCCGAAATTTCCTCTCGCTGCTGAGTTTAGTACCGGGCGTGATCCAATCGAATAGCGCAGATTCGCCTAACTCCGGCAGTCTCGACAGTGTCACAATTAATGGCAGTCGCGACCAGAGCATCAGTCTTCTCCTGGATGGGGTGCCCACGATGGATACCGGTAACCAATCCGGGACGCCCCAGGTGCCGAGCCTTGAGTCGATCGGCGAGGTCAAGATTCTTACTTCGAACTATCAGGCGGAATACGGAGGCGGCTATGGGGGGGTCATCACAGTGGTGACGAAGGCCGGTAACTCCTCTCTGCATGGAGGCGGTTATTACTTCTTCCGCAATGAAGCCTTAAACGCCAACAACTTCTTTAATAAGAGAGACGGTACTCCCCGTCCACGCTACCGGTATAACTTCCCCGGCTACTATATTGGAGGACCTGTCTACATTCCCCATTTATTTCCGAGGAAAGACAAGCTGTTCTTCTTTTTTTCCCAGGAGTTCCTTCCAGTGACGGCTCCCAATGGCCTGGTACGCGGCACTGTCCCGACCGCGCTCGAGCGTTCAGGCGACTTCTCGCAGACGGTTGACACGAACGGACAGGTCATCCCCATCATTGATCCGAAGACTGGCAAGCAGTATCCGGGTAATGTCGTCCCCTCCGGAGATATCAACGCCGCAGGTCAGGCCCTGCTCAACTACTTTCCGTTGCCAAACGCTGTCGATCCTAACCATACGTTTAATGAAGTGCTGCAGAGTACACAGTCGACCAAGTACCGGTTTGAGGTGTTGCGTCTGGACTACACCATCAACGCCGGCAATCAAGTCTGGGTTCGTGGAAACAATAGCCTCAATAACACTAGCGGGCCACAGACTTGGTCGGGTGATTCGGGCTGGCCCCATTTCAACATCACGGCGAACTCCCCAGCCGATGGCCTGGTGGGAAGCTGGATTCATACCTTTGGAAATACTATGGTCAACGAAGCGACTGCGGGCGTGAGCCATTTCAAGCAATTTCAGGCTGTGCCCGCATCTTCAGCTGCAGCCAATGATCGCACGCTGCTCGGAGTAACCATTCCGCAGTTTTATCCTAAAAACAATCCTTACAATGTGCTTCCAAACGCAACCTTCGGCAGTGTTCCAAATCCTCTGAACATCTTATATGAAAGCCGCTTCCCCTTCACTGGGTCCAACAATGATGCCGTGTACTTCGACAATCTTTCAAAAGTGATCGGCGCACACAATTTGAAAGCCGGAATTTACGTTGAGCATACTGCGCGCAACGGCACAGCGTATTCTCCGCTGAACTCCTTCAACGGCTCGATTGATTTCAGCCGAAACTCCAATAACCCATATGACACCAACTATGCGTATTCCAACGCGCTTATTGGCTCGATTAACGGATATTCCGAATCGAACAATCGGCCGGTAGCCGCGGATCGGTATACCGATGTCGAATGGTTTGCGCAGGACAATTGGCGCACGACAAAACGTCTCACCCTCGATCTGGGCGTTCGCTTCTATGAAATCGGGCCTACTAACCAAGGGAACGGTCAATCGCTTGCAGGGTTTGTACCATCGTCCTTCAACCCGGCCGATGCGCCAAAGTTGATCCGACCCGTTTTGGCTCCGGACGGAACGCGTGTTGGATTCAATCCGGCGACGGGACAGCTTGTAGCACCGGTATTGATCGGCAGTCTGGCGCCAGGTTCTGGGACTTTCTTTGAAGGTATGCAGATCTTCAAAGGCCATATCCTGAACGGCAGCGGTGTGCATATCCTTCCCAGAATAGGTTTTGCCTACGATGTCTTCGGTGACGGAAAGACCGCAATCCGCGGTGGCTTCGGCATGTTTCCTGGAAGAGTTGCCGACGATCGAGGCGGGGATTTTCTCTCTCAGCCGCCGGTCCAGCAGTTGTTGAACATCTACAATACCACCATCTCGCAACTATCACCGTCTTCGCTTATCACGAGTCCTGATTCGGTTCTCGGAATTCAGCGTAGTTTTACACCTCCAACCACCTATAACTTTAGCTTAGGAGTACAACGCGATATTGGTTTCCAAACCGTGTTCGGGGCTGCCTATGTGGGCGCTGTCTCTCGTCATCTAATGCAGCAGAACAATTTGAATGCTGTTCCTTATGGAGCGCAGTTCTCCGCCGCTGGCCAGGACCCAACCCTCCCTGGGCAATATCTCCCGCTCGACTTCCTCCGCCCTTTGAGCGGATTTGAAGATGTGCTTTACGAGACGTTTTCTGGGACGGCCAACTACAACTCATTGCAAATGACCGCCACCCGCCGGTCGGGAAATCATCTGACGTATGGCGTTGCCTACACTTACTCGAAATCCATGGACTTTACCGATGGAGATCAAAGTGGTGCTCTTAACCCCTTCATCAATCCGCGCATTCGCAACTATGGAAAAGCCGGAACCGACAGGACACATGATTTGGTCTTCAATTTTGATGGGAATCTGCCTACCTGGCATGAGAATCGTGCAGTACGATCCGTCTTAGGCAACTGGGAGTTGTCCGGCATTACGTCTCTGATCAGCGGAACACCGCAAGGCATCTCCTACACCAGCACAACGACCACGAATATCACCGGGGGGGGAGGCTCAGGCGTGGACAGCCGCGTGAACCTTGTCGGCAATCCGCATCTATCGCGTGGCGACCGTACAAATTCCCGTTCTTTCAACACCGCTTCAATTGCTGAGCCAGCGCCCGGAACCTTCGGCATTGGTGATGCGCCCAAGGATATCTTCCGGGGTCCGGGCATCGAAAACCTCGATCTGTCTCTGATGAAGAACTTCCTTCTTACTCACAGCGATCGTGTCCATCTTCAGTTTCGGCTTGAGGGGTACAACGTCTTCAATCACACGCAGTTCACCTCCGTCGATACGAATGCACGCTTCGACGGATCGGGTAACCAGGTCAACGGTGATTTCGGGGCGTATACCGCAGCAGCGAATCCGAGAAGACTTCAATTGGGGGTGAAAGCGTCCTTCTAAGAGAGCATCTTTGCAGCATATTGACTACCGTGGCTGGGAGCCTTCAGGAGGCTCCCAGTTTTTTTATTTGTATGTCGCCATGAATTAGTCGTTGGGAACGTGGGCGATGACAGTTGCCGTTGTCACGCTGCACTCAATTCCCGGAATCAG
It encodes:
- a CDS encoding glycoside hydrolase family 28 protein, with the translated sequence MLLDRRKLLSKTLQGSVVAGFTGILPFAEAKTPAQKGTTLPFWNVRTFGATGDGKTTDSAAINKAIEAAAAAGGGTVYVPAGTYSCYSLRLKSFVCLYLDQGATILAASTSLEGTTSGGYDAAEPQDAWEPYQDYGHNHWHNSLIWGEDIHDFSIMGPGLIWGKGLSRGHSNDTDLPDTSKPGVGNKAIALKNCFNVILRDFSILKGGWFGVLATGVDNLTIDNLKIDTNRDGIDIDCCRNVRISNCTVNSPIDDGICPKSSFALGYARPTENLTITNCFVTGSYEIGSILDGTWKRLPDSFAPYATGRIKCGTESNGGFRNITISNCVFEHSRGFALETVDGALCEDITFTGITMRGSMNSPMFLRLGRRMRGPSDAKIGTLRRVIISNITSYDAVQLPSILSGVPGYPIEDVKISDLYLHQVGGADSTMTRIQPPEGEKEYPEPTMFGVLPATGFFFRHVKNLELSNIEIATEKPDARPALALVNVEGADIFRLRVPRPSNSPIFSLREVTDFRVFGSQFIRDTILPTVDEKVL
- a CDS encoding TonB-dependent receptor, whose product is MTGQIGGTVSDSTGAAVVAVTISIENTDIHQQRTTVTNSTGAFVFTELLPGHYNLSIAASGFDAYRQEGILLTATERNVVRPITLQVGSRTEAISVTGDVAPVETQSSERSGTISSRQVTELPTIGRNFLSLLSLVPGVIQSNSADSPNSGSLDSVTINGSRDQSISLLLDGVPTMDTGNQSGTPQVPSLESIGEVKILTSNYQAEYGGGYGGVITVVTKAGNSSLHGGGYYFFRNEALNANNFFNKRDGTPRPRYRYNFPGYYIGGPVYIPHLFPRKDKLFFFFSQEFLPVTAPNGLVRGTVPTALERSGDFSQTVDTNGQVIPIIDPKTGKQYPGNVVPSGDINAAGQALLNYFPLPNAVDPNHTFNEVLQSTQSTKYRFEVLRLDYTINAGNQVWVRGNNSLNNTSGPQTWSGDSGWPHFNITANSPADGLVGSWIHTFGNTMVNEATAGVSHFKQFQAVPASSAAANDRTLLGVTIPQFYPKNNPYNVLPNATFGSVPNPLNILYESRFPFTGSNNDAVYFDNLSKVIGAHNLKAGIYVEHTARNGTAYSPLNSFNGSIDFSRNSNNPYDTNYAYSNALIGSINGYSESNNRPVAADRYTDVEWFAQDNWRTTKRLTLDLGVRFYEIGPTNQGNGQSLAGFVPSSFNPADAPKLIRPVLAPDGTRVGFNPATGQLVAPVLIGSLAPGSGTFFEGMQIFKGHILNGSGVHILPRIGFAYDVFGDGKTAIRGGFGMFPGRVADDRGGDFLSQPPVQQLLNIYNTTISQLSPSSLITSPDSVLGIQRSFTPPTTYNFSLGVQRDIGFQTVFGAAYVGAVSRHLMQQNNLNAVPYGAQFSAAGQDPTLPGQYLPLDFLRPLSGFEDVLYETFSGTANYNSLQMTATRRSGNHLTYGVAYTYSKSMDFTDGDQSGALNPFINPRIRNYGKAGTDRTHDLVFNFDGNLPTWHENRAVRSVLGNWELSGITSLISGTPQGISYTSTTTTNITGGGGSGVDSRVNLVGNPHLSRGDRTNSRSFNTASIAEPAPGTFGIGDAPKDIFRGPGIENLDLSLMKNFLLTHSDRVHLQFRLEGYNVFNHTQFTSVDTNARFDGSGNQVNGDFGAYTAAANPRRLQLGVKASF